In the Sorghum bicolor cultivar BTx623 chromosome 4, Sorghum_bicolor_NCBIv3, whole genome shotgun sequence genome, CCATATTCTGTCGTGGATGTATCCGCAACCCCCCTCGAGTCTTACTTTGATTCGCCTTCGGTTCCATAATTCCATTTAGATTGCTTTTGTGGTTTGGATTCAGGCGGCCTAACACATTGGTCTCACAAGATATTAGTAGATCTGCTCCCTCACTTCGTTTACTCAGCTACCACATCAATTCTCAGACATTTATACAGAGTAAATATATGTTGTAAATGCAGTCACACAGTCTCTCAGAAACACATAGAGTCACATTATTAACTCAATAAATCAACATAGTCCAGTGACTAAACACTCCCATTACAGTTTATTTCAGTACAGATTATTTGATATCATCCATTTAGTGGAGGGCATGGGCTAAATGCCGCTAACTATGAGATGTGCTAATCTTGCTGGCTGCTGCCGCTGGAGCCGCTCGATTGAATTACTCAAGTTTGAAGCTGTGGCTGTTTATTGCTAGATTCTGTTCTGTACACTGCATATCCTTAAGCCTGGACAGATTATTGTAGAACATTTCAATTCAAGTAGCTTCAGACGAAATAAATATATCTGAATAGGACCATCTGGTCATACAGCACTCCGACACCGAAGAACATACCAAAGGCCATCGCAAAGATGACCTTGTCGGTGTACTCTTCTGTGGAGACAACAGAGACTGGAGCTGCATCTACTGAATTACAGTGGCGCATCAGCGTAGCGCTGCACAGCTTTGGGTTTCCAAAAAAGCTAGAATCTGGAAATGTGCTGAACTGGCCTCCAGTTGGAACAGGCCCTTCTAGATCGTTTCTGGAAATGTTGAATTTGGAAAGGAAGTGAAGCCTCTCCAGTGCAGAAGGGATTGCACCAGTCAAATTGTTGTAGGATAAGTCTAGCACCTGCAGATTCGTGAGGTTGCCGACTGATTGCGGGATCTCCCCATGTAAGTTGTTGAAGCTCAAGTTGAGTGTAAGGAGTGCTTGTAGCTGGCCAATCTCTGGGGGAATTACACCGGTGAATTTGTTGTTTCCTAGATTCAACATTTTAGGGAAGCCACTGGTTGTACGGTATTGAAGAAATGGTGTCAGGTAGATAGGAAACTTAAGTATTATTGGGTCAGAGTGAGCTGCCTCAAGCGTTGGCATCTCCATCAGTGCTGTTGGTATGTCACCGGTAAGATTGTTATTGGATATGTCAAGATAGAAAAGAAGGTTTAAGCTATTAATCCAGGCTGGTATTGGTCCACTGAGTTTGTTGTTGTCTAACAGCAACCCTCGCAAATTTTTGAGCTTAGCCAGCCAGTTAGGTAACTTTCCATACAGTGGACATTCATTTATGGCAAGACACATAAGATTCTCAAAGCCATGAAATTCATCATAGTCTGGCATGGTCTCATGCTTGAAGTTGCCCCCAATTAGCACGAGAGCGAGTGACCTGGACTTACTGAGGATTTGAAGCGTGTTTGTGATATTTGTAAAATTGTTGTGAGCGAGAGCTAGGAATCTGAGGGACTTGAGATTGTTTATCCCTGATGAAAATTGACCATGAAGGTTGTTGAAAGATAGCCGCAACGCAATAAGGTTGCTGCAGGAGTAAAGGCTCTCTGGAATTGTGCCAGTGAATTTGTTTGACCTGCaatctaaaaattttagattAGACAGGGTGGAGAAGTTGACACGTTTGAGATCTCCTTGGAAGTTGTTGTCTTTAAGGATGATGGTTGTGAGATTTGAGCAACTGCTAAGGGCTGGTGGCAGCTCTCCAGACATGTTGTTATTGTCTAAGTGAAGCTCCTCCAGCCTCTTGAGCTGCCCAATAGAATTTGGGATCTTGCCATTTAGCCCATTCCACCCAAGATCGAGGATGGCCAAATTTCTGAGTTTTCCTACACGCTCAGGATCAAGTGTTCCTTGCAAATGGTTGTTAGGGAAAGAGAGGTGCTCTAGTGAGGTAACATTGAAGATCTCAGCTGGAAGGGTCCCATTGAGTTGGTTCTGGCCAGCCTTAAGCACTCTCAAACCAGAGCAATTACCAAGCTCTGGGGGTATTCTACCAATGAATTGGTTGTAGCTAAGGTCAAGGACCACGAAGAATGGTTTATCAACACAAACTGTGCTTGGAATTTCCCCAGCAAAGCTATTATTGCTCATATTGAGAGCAGCCAGATTCTTCATGCCCTCTAATGTGGTGGATGGAAAATATCCTGTCAGAAAGTTACTTGAGATGTTCATTACCTTCATTGCACTGTCAGGGGTGGATTGCAGCTCATGGAATTCTCCACTGAGCTTGTTGAAGCTGACGTCGAGGACAGTAAGGCTTCTAGAGAGCAACAGTTTCGGTGGGAGTTCACCGGAGAGCAAGTTGCCAGATAGGTTGAGCTTCAACAGGCCGTTGAGATTGCCAAGTGAGGGTGATATGTGCCCCTCAAGGCCCATAGCAGCTAGTGAGATGTCTATGACAGTTCCATCTACATTGCAAATGACACCCTCCCATAGACAGCAGTTTGTGTCATTCTGCCATGAACTGGTGAGGCCAGAGGCTTGAGAGAGACCATTGAGGAACTCAAAGAGGGAGGTCTTCTCCTCTTCTTTGCAGGAGATGGCAGGAGAGGCCAAGGAGAGAAATAACACAAGAGCAACACCAAGTAAAGGTATGTGTAGCATTTCTGATTTTCTGTTGTTGCATGAATACTGGAGCGGCTGCATGGTCTTTTGCATGAAAGAAGGTAGGACCCTGCGAAGACTTCACTGCTATATAAAACAGTGGCAAACAGAATATTGAAAAGCTTGCAAGGATGTTGACCCCATATTGCTTTTGCACCTTGTTTTGTCATGATTAGATGTTTGTAGCCTTTCTGCAATTACACGTTCTGATATCTAGGTTCATATGAGCATCCTTCTTTTTTATGGTAACACTGTGAGTTCTGACTCTAGGTTTCAACCCTTTTTTGTGGTTTCTTAATCTTTGTTCCCTAATGATTAGTGATCATGTAATACTGGAAGAAAAGCACTGCAGATCTGCAAGGTTGTATTGTTACTTCATTTGCTAAAGTCATAGACTATTTGCAGTGCATATTTGGTATTTCATTTGCAAGAGCCATGAAGACTATCTGCTCTATATGCAGGGTTGTATTGGCATTTCATCTGTTGGTTTTATAAAATCTAAACCTCGTAATATTTTTGTTCATTTTCTAATGTTTTTTTTCCTGGGATGTGAACTGTACTGATTCACCAAAACATATTATATAGTTGTAGTGAAATGCTGACCGAATCAATTGGAATATGGATGCACCCCTGTTGAGAGATTTGGGAAGAAAGTGAGTACAAGATAGCCCTGTAGTTCCCATGCTGATATAAGGGGAACCATGATGCTTGAGTGGACGCATGACATACACGTATGTTCTTCTAAACTTTGCAAATGTTGCTTTTTCTGAAGCATATTATGCAACACAGGATATAAGTTGGTAACAAGATATCTTTAACAGTGGCGCCAGCAGCCAGCCCTATGCTGGCAAGTGAACTCCGGGTGATGACCATTCTAACAGTAGGATCACCAAGTGGAGCTTAGCGTGACACACCTATCCTGATCTGATCTGGTCTGATCTGATCTGCTTTTGAAAAAGAGGATATTCGTTCACGATCCACATGAACACATCTTCTGCCCACGACGTGTTTCGTCTCTGACCTATTGATCAAGACAGGTCCAGCCTTCGTCTCTCCACCCCTGTGCAGGCTGGCCATGTATTCTTCTCACCGAGTGTCGTGTGGATATGGCATCCGGTACTCTGAGTTTCATTGATAAATTGGTTCATTTAAAACTTTGTATCTGCCCACTGACCCACGGATAGGATATACTCAACCCATCACAatttataagacgtttgacttttttgacactAAGTTTAACCACTAACGAGTGGTCAAAGTTAggataaaaaagtcaaacgtcttataatttggaatggaggggagTACTTCTGTAGCTGAATTGACAACCAGGGATCATATGCCAAAGGAAGAGAAAATGACCTGTCCAATTGGTACAACGAGTTTTTattcttttcttcttcctcttcctcttcctcttcctcctcttctttgaGAACCTTCTGTTGATTCCTGTTACTTTTCCCTTTTGCAGATCATGGACAGTTGGTTCCCACTAGTTATCCATCACATGCTTTTAGCTTTTGGAGTCATGGTGGAAGGAATGGAGGATGAGCAAATATCCTTGAGCTGACATTCCTTGATATTGAGCTCGTTTCAGACACGCACAATACACAAAGTTGCAAATACTAAACGGTCGATAAATTTACGTCCTTTGGCTGCCACAAGACCTGCATTCTCCTCCGGTCTAAAGAGTGTCATTTAGATTTTGCACAATTAACATATTAAACCTTTGGTTGTCGATACCCTGTTGAAAAATTGAACTTTGAAAATGATGTctctagatttgtcttgaaaagtaTTTTGAAAACATTAAAATTTGGCAAAAATTTGGAGGGGCATTCTAAAAAGGTGGCTATTGCTAGCGAACACAAAAAAAATTCACTCTGGTTAGTTTCTTGAGGATACTGCACCTATTAAAATGTAATATTTTCCCCAGTACGAGAGTCAGgtatcgtttggctgataagtcattgcagttgatttgttgtgaaagaaaaacGCTAAATGGCTAGCAGATTTGGctaataagctcaagcgaacaagtaATGTCAAAATCAGATAACTTTGAGACTCtgtaatacctgattttaaggacaaaatcagatatacaccatatgtgagttttagaagacaaatttcatatatagctacaaataaagggtaatatcaaaagataatgcataaattatataacgtacatagtaAATCAGAGATAACCTTAGGCAGCATATAACGAAAGGTAATtctaaacttcgggtattaacttcactttaCAGTATCCAAACTAActagttgatcacaagcctaacacttagtatgggagaaatagcaagagtgaacacatatcatactcaacaagtataatcaggggttcatgaggcttaaTAGGCTGACACCGgattgactgcatttagcttttatatgtatataGCATATTCATCATTAGATAGCAAATAATGAAGGTGGCATCATTAAtctcataaccacatgatcaatgtttaCAACAATAAAGAAtatcatatataaataatataataaaccatcatttatcatcattaatcatatcTAACAGTGACTATCTATTCCATCAGTTAGGGCACAACCAGTATactagatttaacactctgcaaaggttgtacatctttacccatgagtcataatttaccctttcgcctgaggtagctagtctcttaacccccttccaaaggaggtcggcagggatcactatgaaacctttcaaaagtttatctaacaagttaggggcGCAAGGTTTTCAATTGGCacgctgaaagccctagtttggttttggataattgatgaaaccctagcactaacctctatactaagtgtgtgtagacttaatgaggttggtacatgccaagtgatggagcaagtgatgatcatggtgatgatggtgatgaccacaagatgatcaagtgctcaacttggaaaagaagaaagagaaaaacaaaatcctatggagatcaaggcaaagttattgcttagggttttgtttttggtgatcaagacaccttagagggtgtgatcacatttaggatagatagccgtactataaagagaggaATTCTTTGGcgaagcggttatcaagtgccactaggtgttattgttcatgtgcatgcatttagaacctagtgagctaacttaactccttcgaagaaaatgattgtgaaattgctaacacacgtgcacttgttggttaactccttcgaagaaaatgattgtgaaaatgattcggcgcttttcgggaaaatgaagtgcatattttctattgcgccggagggaaatttggagaagtcgtgggagtgtttctcgctgaggaacactcaccggacgctggctcagaggcaccggacgctgtgtctgagcgtccggtgtgcaggctgcccgactcggttagggttaggcaccggacgataggcaccggacgctggcttgagcgtccggtgtgcgggctttttgcgaccctctctgcgcatgggtccagtgagcaccggacgctgagggtgcgtccggtggcttgcgtccggtgaccctgcgagtttgtggagctctctgcgagtccggtgtgcaccggacgcgtccggtgccaacctgctcagcgtccggtgctctgcaggttaccgttagattctgacacgcggctgacgttggagcaccggacgcaagggctgagcgtccggtgcccctttaagagcgtccggtgaccccgtgtttcggccagtgaaagagccaacgactctatttgcttgagggggtataaatacgtgtttggccggcttggggcttactctcttggcattctaacagacataacatccttgtgagcctaagcaaacacctcccactcatctccttcatagattaaacatctttgtgagattgggagtgattccaagtgcatttgcttgagtgattgcatctagtggcacttggggatcgatttggctgcggttttcttgttactcttggtggttgccgccacctagacggcttggagcagcggaggaggattggcacgagttagtgattgttcgtggccatctcccggtgattgtgaggggtcttgtaccttccccggcggagagccgaaaggtaactctagtggattgctcgtgtcattgagttacctcacttgtgggtgggttcttgtggtgtcctagtgaggacgaggttcgtgctacacctcttagccaccgaaccaccaagtgttggtcgacacaacggggacgtagcgtgccggcaagcacgtgaacctcggaagaaaaatcggtgtctcaattgtgtttgattggcattctcccggtgcttgattgtttatattggtgattggttcatcccctatacggcggtataaatatctcatcttatctttatttaccgcaaactagtgtaactagtttagttgcttactttgacttgtgtagcttagttctctagtgtaacttgtagagacttagttcttgtgtgcatagagatcttagcaactagaattgttgggtaggtggcttgcaaacacccctttagagctagagcaaaaagcttcgctttgttatttactaaccttttgctctagtgagtttgtagaatttttaaataggctattcaccccccccctctagccatattaggacctttcacacgcagatatagagcccccttccaaatggcacaatgacgcgcaacctatacacataaggacagaggccgcactatacccaaaacggaaAGCCCCTCTAGTGCCCTTTCGGgtacctctaacaagctagataaGATCTTCAtattgagctaaagccagagctatatagccctcatggttgtatgaATTGtctcagcttttgccaagggataagtccttatgaagggtcaagatcaatttagcaaaagccagagtttttTTCCACCCTTTTTGTTtatgttgctagaaagcttattttattatttattgcatatccaaatattgatgttacaagatcatggattataatcaagcactaggaagaactatcctaatgcatatccaaataggtattaAGGAAAtcaagataacaatcatctgTAATTTCACTAGGGTTGTTAAGGTGgatacatgcatatgatatatgtattaaaagtgtgTATGTAACAAAGATGGTTCCAACTTATACTTGCGTTGATCAAAGGTTTCTTGTTGTTCTTGCTGCTCGTCAAAGGATtggccttgatcaccaacgtacggctcaccgtctatacctgatcatcaatcaacaacacgcaagtaattggagacaatcatacatgaagaaaacaaactataattagaacagtacaccaacagtagtaaaacaaatataaaagtttataaaaacattctacgcagcgctacgatcgcacagacgtaaagatcacaaaaatcagagttaaaacaATTAAGTTATGGATTTTCTAAGAatttattaattaaatagtatcacgaaattaaaaatttGCTAATCGGTGAAACAGTGATACTATCATGTAGATCTCGCAAagacgaatccaacgcaatttgaatggatcaaatcagagttaaaatgagcattttataagcaatataaaatcagtggcaaaactaTAAATATTGGAAAGCGTATTCTGATTAAACCGACGAAAAATACATTTTTGAAAATGAAAAACGTAATCTCGCAGAAGCGCCATGGACCGTGGGTTGATTCGTGGAAAGagcaggggctctttaacaaaaacTTCAGGCGAAACCGTATCTCCTAATTTGGACCGTAGATCATGAGATGAGCGGCCAAGAAGCGATCTAGGATAGAGAGCGGCCAACGGCAAGCTTTCCACGGCAGCGCCATGGCCGACATGACGAAGGTGGGTGGCGCTTCTCGAAATGCGTTTTCCAAGCacctaaaaacaaaagaaaaatacagagaggaggaggaagagatcGCGAATCCACCTAAGTCCTTGGACCGGGCCGAGAAGGAGTAGGATGTGCACGGAGGCGCAGATGAACTCCAAGCTCGGCGAGATTCAAAACTGTGACGAGAGGGCGGCTAGGGCTCAGAATAGTCGCGCAGATGGGAAAACGGAACGCGGGGAAGATCAGGGAGCTTTATAGGGCTTAGGGGGATCAAATCCCGAAGGAATCGGGATTTGTGTGCGGCCGGGATCGAGTCCGGTTCGTCCCCTCGCTGACATGCGGGTCCTAGGTGGCAGCGACTGGGGAAAAGGGGAAAGGGTGCGTGCGGTGTGGGCTTCGGCTCTCTACTGGGCCTACGAGCTGGACTGAAGGGCTTGCTGGACCGGTGCTGGGAGAAAGCAAGCCCGAGTAGGAGGATGGAGTGGGCCTTCGGTCCGAAACATGGAGAGGGTGtggttttctcttttttttctattttcaaaTCAATtttcaaatggattttgaattccttTTGAGATTTTGAAACAAACCACCCCACACAAAAATataaatgctccagcatgaatgctcaACATGTAGCTAAGCCTtaggataaattttaatttaatgaaaaaattattttctctatatttcatgagcacaaagataaataaataaattatttttcatttatttctaAAAGAGCAAAATTTAAAGTGTTACAGACTCAGTTGGTTGGCTGAAGGATAATAATGTCAAGATTTGATTTAGACCCAGTCTTCTCTACCCAGCTGACAATACAGAGATGGCATCTTCTAGACCTGGCGCAAATATCTGTGCTGCATTTTTATTTACTCTGAAATGTGGAAGATGCTAGGTTTGTAACCTTTTCCCTAATATAATGCTGGTGAAAGTTATCATTGACATTTATATACTTGTTGGTCTTTATGCTGGTGAAAGTTGCAAAGTACCAGTAGTAACCACCAAATTCCAGTGTGACAGGGATGTCCCCTCTTGTGATCTAAAAAGGAGCAGTTATCAGTTTAATATGAGAGAAGTGTTGCTAATCCTTGACTAAGCATGGTCTGGTCACTTGTTTGCAAGGCAATTATCATTGAGAACACTTGTCCTGATAAAGAAAATGTTTCTTTGCCCATAGGTCATAGCAACTTACTGTGATATGAAATGGGCAACCATCGAATAAGAGAAGTTGAGAGACACTACAAGAAGTTTTTGTTGCTATCCTTGCTGAGAAATCACTAGGGACAACTCTGCTATTTGCTATGTAAATATTACATTGCAGCAAAAATAAATTTGATAAACTTACGGTACATATAACGACACATTGTTTATTGTTGACCGATATGGTGTATATTGTACTTTTTTTGGCAGAAAGCGTATATGGTACTAGTTTGGCATTCCTTGTTATTTTTTCGTTTCCTCAGCTACCAGAGTTCTAGTAATTTCATTTCGAATCTATTTAGGTTCAGAGCTCAAAGGGAGGAGCAGGTGCAGCTCACTGGGGAAACCTGGGAGAAGAGAGCAGCGGGGGCCTGGCCGGATGCTAAATCCAGACTCCAGAGTTCGGTATCTTGTCTGAAATAATGCAGTAGAGCTCTGTTCTCTATCCATATAGTAGTGACAAGAACATGATCCTCTCCCATATTCTTGCTATCTACCCATACTTTGAGGAGAGCCATAACGACACAGGAGCCGTGGGAGTAGGGAGTTGAGTGAAGGCCTGATTTGCAATGGCAAGGTACTGTGCTGCATGTGCATATCTGTAACCTGAAGAAAAGATGTTGGAAATTTCTTGTTAGGGTGAATTCAGTTCTTGTAATAGTGTCAGCTTCATATGGAACCTAGAAACAGGTCTTGTACTAAACATTTTTGACAAGGGTTCCAGAAAACAATGACATGGCATACCCTGATGATTCCCCACCCAAAGGAAAAGAGAGAAAACTCCTGGTGAATCGTCTTGTGTTAACTCCGACTCAAATGATGAATCCAACGAATGGCATATCTATTCATAGCTTCTGTACAAAAGGAAACTGATCATGagattcttttatttttttcttttaattttttgtttttttagcagctgcacctgcacctgcacctgATAGTTAAAACACAGTGTATatattttttggaaaaaaaatgagAGTATCTATCAGCGTCGTTCaagtttattattatttttttgaacACATCAGTGTTGTTTTAACAAATGTTTCCCTaaaatcctttttttttctaggGCCTCACTTCCTCAGCCCACAAGTTCAGCTTTTAATGGTCCGGCTCACACTATTCCGCACCATTTTGGCCCAGCCCATGTCCAAGCCTAAAACAAACCGCAAGTCCACAAGCCAGGCAACTAGGCAAGCAAGGTGCGGCCGCGGCGACCAGGCGTGCGCAGCGGCGGCGGACAGCTACCGGAGTGGGTCAGCAGCTCCAGCGAGGTACATCCTACGTATGGGTGGCTGCAAAAATGGGGACGCGTAACCATCCCCCGAGCGTATGGGTGgctgcaaatttttttttgaaatatacGATTCAGCAAATTTCGGTTGCTGTCTCTTCTTGTGGTACTGGATACCTAATGTCCTGCCAATTCGTGCAGGAAAGGTCTCATTTTGTTTGTGAAGGATTTACTTGCTGCGTGGAAAGATTGCTCGAAGAATTACGCTAGTAAGTCCAGCAATGTTTGGATACAGTGTTCCTTGGTTTGTGTTTGAAGATGAAATCACGAGATTAAAGTTACACAGGTTCCCAACTAGATTGAAGTACTGATGTATTAAGAGTGATTTTGTTAAAATCGTCATACATGGGTTACATCTTGGAATCCCTTCTGGGTTACATATTTTCTGGTAATCTGAATATGAACTAAATATGGTTTCAGTTTCACAACTAGAGCAAAGCCTTGTAGATTGGAGCTGTCTGAAAACCTGAATTACCAAAATCATCTTAAGCCAGCATGTAAACTGAGGTAGCACTAGCCAAAAAACTTTGATAATACTGTCTGATCATACAGCACCCCTACACAGAAGAATGCACCAAAAGCGATTGCGAAGATGACCTTTTGGACCTTGTCTTCAGTTTGTTTTGTGGAGAGAAGTGTTTCTACAGAACCACAATGGTGGGCAAGCATAGGACCACACAACTTTGGGTTACCCTCGAAGCTAGAACTTGGGAATGTGCTGAGCTGACCGGTGGTTGGGATAGGCCCTTCGAGGTTGTTGTTCGAGACATTGAACTTAGAAAGGAAATGCAGATTGTTTAGCTCCGTTGGGATTGGACCTGTTAGATGGTTGCTAGACAAGTCCAGTGACTCGAGGTTTGTGAGGTTGCAAATCGATTGTGGGATTGGTCCACTGAAGTCGTTGTAGCTCAGATAGAGTGTAAGGAGCGCCTTTAACTGACCAATCTCTTCAGGGATCACACCGCTGAAGTTATTCATGCCTAAATTCAGCGTTGTTGAGAAAGAAATGGGCATACGGAATTGTCGTTGCTGGCTCTTATAAACAGGCAGCTCGAAGGCCTTTGGTTCGACCTTATCTGCTTTTAGCATTGGCATGTCCACTAAGGCTGTTGGAAGTTGCCCAATAAGACTGTTGTTTGATAGATTTATATGGAATAGGAACTTTAGGTTGTTGATCCAGTCTGGTACGGATCCAGTTAATTGATTTCCATACAGAAGTAAAACTTCCAGATTTGTGAGTTTCGACAACCAAAAAGGTATTTTTCCAGATAATGAACAGTGATTTAAAGCAAGGACCTGAAGCTTCTGAAATCCATCAATTCTATCATCCTCTGGCATGGCCTCGTTAAAGAAGTTGTGCCCAATAAACAAGGTGGTCAGGCTGCTGCAACTCCCTAGGATCTGAAGTGCACCTGTGATATTTGAGATGGAATTGTTAACAAGCGACAGAAAAGTGAGGGACTTCAGATTGCCAATTCTTTCTGACAACTGGCCATGGAACTTATTTGAAGATAGCCGCAGTGCTGTTAGTTTGCTGCATGTATATATGCTTTCTGGGATTGTGCCACTGAAGTTGTTCCGCAAAAGATCCAAGGTTCTTAAATTGGGTAGCTTGGAGAAATTGACATTGCTGAGTTGTCCACTGAAACTGTTATTCTTGAGGTCTATGATCATGAGACTTGTGCACTTGCTTAGAGTATATGGGAGCTCACCGGACATGCTATTGTCGTCCAGATGGAGCTCCTCTAATCTCTTGAGTTTGCCTATGGACTCTGGGATGTTACCACTGAAACTATTCCCTCCAAGATCAAGGGCCACCAGATTTTTGAGCTTGCTGATGCCATTGATCGATCCTTCTAGCTGATTATTAGGAAAAAAGAGGTGCTCCAACAAGGTAAGAGTGAAAAGTTCATCAGGAAGAGTACCAGTTAGGTCGTTATTCCCAGCACTGAGAGATGTCAGCATGGAGCAATTACTGAGACCTGGAGGGATTCTTCCACTGAACTGGTTGTAGCTGAGATGAAGTGAAGCAAAGAATGGCGCACTGACACATAAGCTAGCTGGTATCTGGCCACTAAAGCTGTTGTTGCTAGCATTGAGCGCAACCAGACTCTTCGTCACCTCCCAGGTGGTGGATGGAAACTCTCCTGTAAACAAATTGCTGGAGATGTTCAGCACCTGCAGAGGCCGGAAGGCTGAAGACTGCAGATCCTGCAAATCCCCGCTGAGCTTGTTGAAGCTGACATCAAGGAGAACGATGCTGCCAGAGGACAAGAGCTCCGTCGGTAGGCTTCCAGACAGCAAGTTGTTTGACAGGTTCAAGCTCACGAGACCGGTGAGGTTGCCGAGAGACGGTGAGATGTTGCCCTGAAGACCTCTGGACGGCAGGAAAACACCAGTCACCGTCTGATGATCTGAACTGCAGGTGATACCTTCCCATCTGCAACAGTTTGTGTTGCTCTTCCACGAACCGGCGAGGCCACCATCATGGGAGAGCTCAGCGACGAACTGGAGCAAGCAGGCCTTCTCCTGCTCGCTGCATGATTTGGCAAGAGAGGCCAATGAGAGAATGATCACAAGTGCAGGACCAAGTAATGGCATGGCTAACCGACTGGTTCTGCTGTTGCATGAGGAATGGGGTAGTGGTTTCATGATTCTCTCTTGAGCGGTACAAATGACGAGCAATAAATGTGTGTATTCAGACTTCAGAGGATGTTGCTCTTTATGAAGTAATCAGAGTATTCAACGTGTGAGAACTGGCAAGCCACCTCAAAAATTTGTCTGCTAGTTCACGGCCTCTGATATGTTTCTAACAAGTCTATGGCTGCTGA is a window encoding:
- the LOC8076074 gene encoding receptor-like protein 2, whose amino-acid sequence is MKPLPHSSCNSRTSRLAMPLLGPALVIILSLASLAKSCSEQEKACLLQFVAELSHDGGLAGSWKSNTNCCRWEGITCSSDHQTVTGVFLPSRGLQGNISPSLGNLTGLVSLNLSNNLLSGSLPTELLSSGSIVLLDVSFNKLSGDLQDLQSSAFRPLQVLNISSNLFTGEFPSTTWEVTKSLVALNASNNSFSGQIPASLCVSAPFFASLHLSYNQFSGRIPPGLSNCSMLTSLSAGNNDLTGTLPDELFTLTLLEHLFFPNNQLEGSINGISKLKNLVALDLGGNSFSGNIPESIGKLKRLEELHLDDNSMSGELPYTLSKCTSLMIIDLKNNSFSGQLSNVNFSKLPNLRTLDLLRNNFSGTIPESIYTCSKLTALRLSSNKFHGQLSERIGNLKSLTFLSLVNNSISNITGALQILGSCSSLTTLFIGHNFFNEAMPEDDRIDGFQKLQVLALNHCSLSGKIPFWLSKLTNLEVLLLYGNQLTGSVPDWINNLKFLFHINLSNNSLIGQLPTALVDMPMLKADKVEPKAFELPVYKSQQRQFRMPISFSTTLNLGMNNFSGVIPEEIGQLKALLTLYLSYNDFSGPIPQSICNLTNLESLDLSSNHLTGPIPTELNNLHFLSKFNVSNNNLEGPIPTTGQLSTFPSSSFEGNPKLCGPMLAHHCGSVETLLSTKQTEDKVQKVIFAIAFGAFFCVGVLYDQTVLSKFFG
- the LOC8076073 gene encoding receptor-like protein 2, whose translation is MQKTMQPLQYSCNNRKSEMLHIPLLGVALVLFLSLASPAISCKEEEKTSLFEFLNGLSQASGLTSSWQNDTNCCLWEGVICNVDGTVIDISLAAMGLEGHISPSLGNLNGLLKLNLSGNLLSGELPPKLLLSRSLTVLDVSFNKLSGEFHELQSTPDSAMKVMNISSNFLTGYFPSTTLEGMKNLAALNMSNNSFAGEIPSTVCVDKPFFVVLDLSYNQFIGRIPPELGNCSGLRVLKAGQNQLNGTLPAEIFNVTSLEHLSFPNNHLQGTLDPERVGKLRNLAILDLGWNGLNGKIPNSIGQLKRLEELHLDNNNMSGELPPALSSCSNLTTIILKDNNFQGDLKRVNFSTLSNLKFLDCRSNKFTGTIPESLYSCSNLIALRLSFNNLHGQFSSGINNLKSLRFLALAHNNFTNITNTLQILSKSRSLALVLIGGNFKHETMPDYDEFHGFENLMCLAINECPLYGKLPNWLAKLKNLRGLLLDNNKLSGPIPAWINSLNLLFYLDISNNNLTGDIPTALMEMPTLEAAHSDPIILKFPIYLTPFLQYRTTSGFPKMLNLGNNKFTGVIPPEIGQLQALLTLNLSFNNLHGEIPQSVGNLTNLQVLDLSYNNLTGAIPSALERLHFLSKFNISRNDLEGPVPTGGQFSTFPDSSFFGNPKLCSATLMRHCNSVDAAPVSVVSTEEYTDKVIFAMAFGMFFGVGVLYDQMVLFRYIYFV